Proteins from one Ananas comosus cultivar F153 linkage group 5, ASM154086v1, whole genome shotgun sequence genomic window:
- the LOC109710391 gene encoding uncharacterized protein LOC109710391 codes for MSSLMGSPGLALAATAMAVSGTVILLALCRQHKPLVDAYSASSDCCGLRPCISSSEKRRRERTRKKSTKRVHFADEVAVELDRERKNRSEGARARKVEEACTCAGMPANRVALYNGILRHRLQQRVASAD; via the exons ATGTCTTCTCTGATGGGTTCTCCCGGGCTGGCCTTGGCAGCGACTGCCATGGCCGTGTCCGGCACCGTAATTCTCCTCGCCCTCTGCCGGCAGCACAAGCCTTTGGTCGATGCCTACTCTGCTTCGTCCGACTGCTGCGGCCTCCGCCCCTGCATCTCCTCTTCCG AGAAGCGGAGAAGGGAGAGGACGAGGAAGAAGAGCACGAAGAGGGTCCACTTTGCGGACGAAGTGGCGGTGGAACTAGATCGCGAGCGGAAAAACCGCAGTGAGGGAGCACGAGCTCGTAAGGTGGAAGAGGCGTGCACGTGCGCCGGAATGCCTGCGAATCGGGTGGCGCTCTACAACGGAATCCTCCGCCACCGCCTGCAGCAGCGCGTCGCCTCTGCCGACTGA